In Vigna radiata var. radiata cultivar VC1973A chromosome 3, Vradiata_ver6, whole genome shotgun sequence, the following proteins share a genomic window:
- the LOC106757935 gene encoding nicotinamide adenine dinucleotide transporter 1, chloroplastic: MSPPMSADAHAANHINPKGLLCNAAAGASAGVIAATFVCPLDVIKTRFQVHGVPQITNGSVRGSIIVASLEQIFRKEGLRGMYRGLAPTVLALLPNWAVYFSTYEHLKSLLHADDESHHLSIGSNMIAASGAGAATTMFTNPLWVVKTRLQTQGMRSGVVPYRGTLSALRRIAHEEGIRGLYSGLVPALAGISHVAIQFPTYETIKFYLANQDDAAMDKLGARDVAIASSVSKIFASTLTYPHEVVRSRLQEQGHHSEKRYSGVIDCIRKVFQQEGLSGFYRGCATNLLRTTPAAVITFTSFEMIHRFLVSLFPSDPQPHIL, encoded by the exons ATGTCGCCGCCAATGTCTGCCGACGCCCACGCCGCTAATCATATCAATCCCAAGGGCCTCCTCTGCAATGCCGCCGCCGGTGCTTCGGCCG GGGTTATTGCTGCTACATTTGTGTGTCCTTTAGATGTCATCAAAACTAGGTTTCAGGTTCATGGTGTCCCGCAAATCACCAATGGAAGTGTTAGAG GCAGCATAATAGTTGCTAGCTTGGAGCAAATTTTTCGGAAGGAAGGGTTACGTGGAATGTATCGAGGGCTTGCGCCCACTGTGCTGGCTTTACTTCCAAATTGGGCG GTTTATTTTAGTACATATGAGCATCTTAAGAGCCTTCTCCATGCTGATG ATGAAAGCCATCATCTTTCAATTGGGTCTAATATGATAGCTGCTTCTGGTGCTGGAGCTGCAACTACAATGTTCACAAATCCCCtctgggttgtcaagactagacTCCAA ACCCAAGGAATGAGATCTGGTGTTGTGCCATATAGGGGCACACTATCCGCATTAAGGAGAATTGCACATGAGGAGGGCATTCGGGGCCTGTACAG TGGACTTGTACCTGCTCTGGCTGGTATCAGTCATGTTGCCATTCAATTTCCTACATACGAGACGATAAAATTTTATCTCGCAAATCAAG ATGACGCAGCAATGGATAAACTTGGTGCACGTGATGTTGCAATTGCATCATCCGTTTCCAAAATTTTTGCATCAACGTTAACTTATCCTCATGAG GTCGTACGTTCCAGACTTCAAGAACAAGGGCATCATTCAGAGAAACGGTACTCTGGTGTGATTGACTGTATTAGAAAGGTTTTTCAACAAGAAGGTCTATCGGGTTTTTACCGAGGTTGTGCCACGAACCTTCTGAGGACAACGCCAGCTGCTGTAATCACATTCACCAGCTTTGAAATGATACACCGATTTCTTGTTTCTCTTTTTCCCTCTGATCCACAACCTCATATTTTGTGA
- the LOC106757306 gene encoding uncharacterized protein LOC106757306 has product MAMGNYTERLRTTWSSEMDRYFIDLMLEQVSQGQVEDHLFSKKAWKHMSSKFNAKFNFQFEKDVLKNRHKTLRNLYRSTKNLLGQPGFSWDEKRNMVIVDDQVDVNALTCRVNKSIPNFKDLCTIYGHVVETKGDAASEELSNSGKKGAFVPYVSKDICEDADKLLRDVKADEDCGIFTLDKVTDDCEQRVSKETTTSSGTRTRTYWQPPMDRYFINLMLAHVQKGNHGVFSKQAWMEIISSFNEKFGFEYSLEILKNRYKTLRRQYNLIKSLLQLDGFAWDETRQMVIADDCVWQDYIKVHPDARQYMTRPLPYYKDLRVIYDPSFDEKEYPLPPDRHQNAIDVKIECPSTSNTVQPPITPNSNEDQFSGVIELHHIGQKQKHQLEKFSNSTSPKRLRNDEQGMAAALHEMAAVVSTVSAKKNDTSISIENVIEAVQALPDMDDDLVLDACDFLEDERKAKTFLALDAKLRKKWLIRKLRT; this is encoded by the exons ATGGCTATGGGAAACTACACTGAACGCCTAAGAACAACTTGGTCATCCGAGATGGATCGTTATTTCATCGATCTTATGTTAGAGCAAGTTAGTCAAGGCCAAGTTGAGGATCATTTGTTCAGCAAAAAGGCGTGGAAGCATATGTCTTCAAAGTTCAATGCTAAGTTCAATTTTCAGTTCGAAAAAGATGTTCTTAAGAACCGCCACAAAACGTTAAGGAATCTGTACAGGAGTACGAAGAACCTTCTTGGCCAACCGGGGTTTAGCTGGGACGAAAAGCGAAATATGGTCATCGTTGATGATCAG GTAGATGTGAATGCGCTAACATGTAGAGTAAATAAAAGTATACCCAATTTCAAAGACTTGTGCACTATTTATGGACATGTGGTGGAAACGAAAG GTGATGCAGCATCCGAAGAGTTATCTAATTCAGGCAAAAAGGGAGCATTTGTTCCTTATGTATCAAAGGATATCTGTGAGGATGCTGATAAACTTCTTCGTGATGTCAAGGCTGATGAAGACTGTGGAATCTTTACCTTGGATAAAGTAACTGATGATTGTGAACAAAGAGTGTCGAAGGAAACAACAACCTCTTCTGGTACCCGGACCCGGACTTATTGGCAGCCACCCATGGATCGTTACTTCATTAACTTGATGCTTGCTCATGTGCAAAAAGGGAATCATGGGGTTTTCAGCAAACAAGCATGGATGGAGataatttcatcattcaatGAAAAATTTGGTTTTGAGTATAGTTTGGAGATTCTTAAGAATAGGTACAAAACTCTTAGAAGgcaatataatttaattaaaagccTCCTTCAGTTGGATGGCTTTGCCTGGGATGAAACGCGCCAGATGGTTATTGCGGATGATTGTGTCTGGCAAGATTATATTAAG GTTCATCCGGATGCTCGACAATATATGACTCGACCTTTGCCATACTATAAAGATTTGCGTGTCATATATGATCCAAGTTTTGATGAAAAAGAATATCCTTTGCCTCCAGATAGGCATCAAAATGCAATTGATGTTAAGATTGAGTGCCCTTCAACGTCTAACACTGTTCAGCCTCCAATTACACCCAATTCTAATGAGGACCAATTTAGTGGTGTCATTGAGTTACATCATATAGGTCAGAAACAGAAGCACCAATTAGAGAAATTTTCTAATTCTACAAGTCCTAAAAGATTAAGGAATGATGAACAAGGCATGGCTGCTGCACTCCATGAGATGGCAGCTGTAGTTTCAACGGTGTCTGCAAAAAAGAATGATACCTCAATATCAATAGAGAACGTCATAGAAGCAGTGCAAGCATTGCCTGATATGGATGATGACCTGGTTTTGgatgcttgtgatttcttggaGGATGAAAGAAAAGCTAAAACATTTCTTGCATTGGATGCCAAGCTTAGAAAGAAATGGTTGATTAGGAAACTTCGCACATAG
- the LOC106757876 gene encoding protein DEHYDRATION-INDUCED 19 homolog 3 — translation MEDENFSFGRSTASRSYQSRLKSHFELFIDFDEVNGDEDFRTAYPCPFCADDFDLLELCCHIDLDHPAEAKSAICPVCTVWIGSNVVDHIAAQHGNLFKSQLKSKWYKDESYPDLSFSRKGKPDFSAGLSPGMSTSNTSSDAWLSFLYGASAVDECENVLPDSSSEISVEEVQSNDKVLERDVQPYLSDKDQIEKAQRSKFVQGLLVSTILDSDF, via the exons ATGGAAGACGAGAATTTCAGTTTTGGCCGCTCTACTGCCTCCAGAAGCTACCAATCCAGGCTCAAGTCACACTTCG AGCTTTTCATCGATTTTGATGAGGTCAATGGGGATGAGGATTTTAGGACGGCTTATCCATGCCCTTTTTGCGCAGATGATTTTGATCTTCTTGAGCTATGTTGCCATATTGACTTGGACCATCCAGCAGAAGCCAAGTCTGCg ATTTGTCCCGTGTGTACCGTGTGGATTGGGTCAAATGTCGTTGATCATATAGCAGCACAACATGGAAACTTGTTTAAG AGTCagctgaaatcaaaatggtaCAAAGATGAATCCTACCCAGATCTTTCCTTTTCAAGAAAGGGTAAACCGGATTTTTCTGCTGGGTTATCTCCCGGGATGTCTACCTCCAACACATCAAGTGATGCATGGCTGTCATTTTTGTATGGTGCATCTGCTGTTGATGAATGTGAAAATGTGCTGCCAGATTCTTCAAGTGAAATAAGCGTTGAAGAAGTGCAATCAAATGATAAAGTGTTAGAAAG GGATGTTCAGCCATATTTATCTGACAAAGACCAAATAGAGAAAGCACAGCGCAGTAAATTTGTACAGGGACTTTTGGTGTCTACTATCCTTGATTCTGACTTCTGA
- the LOC106757075 gene encoding syntaxin-43: protein MATRNRTVEFRKHRDAVKSVRAPLSSSAASASSTGPVVEMVSLLPSNRSSYAPLSTEDPSTSRDAVTVGLPPSWVDDSEEIAAAIQRARVKISELTKAHSKALLPSFGDGKEDQRLIETLTQEITSLLRKSEVRLKRLSAASGSSEDSSVRKNVQRSLAIDLQNLSMDLRRKQSAYLKRLQQQKEGFDGVDLEMNFNGSKFGSRDDEFSDVGFSEEQMTKLKKSEQFSVEREREIEQVVKSVHELAQIMKDLSVLVIDQGTIVDRIDYNIQSVSTSVEEGLKQLQKAERTQKKGGMIMCATSLVIMCFIMLVLLILKEILF from the exons ATGGCGACGAGAAATCGAACGGTGGAGTTTAGGAAGCACAGAGACGCCGTGAAGAGCGTGCGTGCTCCTCTCTCTTCCTCCGCTGCATCTGCTTCTTCCACCGGTCCCGTCGTTGAAATGGTTTCGCTTCTTCCTTCCAATCGATCATCCTATGCTCCTTTAAGCACCGAGGACCCATCCACCTCTAG GGATGCGGTTACTGTGGGGTTGCCGCCGTCTTGGGTGGATGATTCTGAAGAAATAGCTGCGGCTATACAACGTGCTCGGGTTAAAATTTCTGAGTTAACTAAAGCTCATTCGAAGGCTTTGTTGCCTTCCTTTGGGGATGGCAAAGAGGATCAGCGTCTTATTGAGACTCTCACCCAGGAAATTACATCTCTTCTTAGAAAGTCGGAAGTGAGGCTGAAAAGACTTTCTGCTGCTAGTGGATCTTCTGAGGATTCTAGTGTTAGAAAAAATGTACAG CGTTCCCTTGCTATAGACCTTCAGAACCTATCAATGGATCTTCGGCGAAAGCAGTCAGCATACTTGAAACGTCTGCAACAGCAAAAAGAG GGTTTTGACGGGGTTGACTTGGAGATGAACTTTAACGGGAGTAAATTTGGATCACGTGATGATGAATTCAGTGATGTG GGTTTTAGTGAAGAGCAGATGACAAAGCTAAAGAAAAGTGAGCAGTTCTCAGTGGAAAGGGAGAGAGAGATTGAACAA GTTGTTAAATCAGTCCATGAACTTGCTCAAATCATGAAGGATCTCTCTGTCCTAGTGATAGACCAG GGAACAATTGTGGATAGAATTGACTATAACATTCAGAGTGTTTCTACGTCCGTTGAAGAGGGCCTCAAGCAGTTGCAAAAG GCAGAGAGAACACAGAAAAAAGGAGGGATGATTATGTGTGCAACATCACTTGTTATAATGTGCTTTATCATGCTAGTTCTCTTGATACTCAAAGAGATCCTCTTCTAG
- the LOC106757692 gene encoding cellulose synthase-like protein D5 — MVKTASSPSSSPVTITVSSGGRRRSMGLTSPVPRASVSTNNPTSPLRASGGGRRLSGTGTSQSGGIEEMNSEYVTYTVHIPPTPDRKPLTVSQDGKGSTSFISGTIFTGGYNSVTRGHSSVEIEALPKSASVCGMKGCNEEPMKGGLCDPCECGFKLCRECYLECGGNNVGGKCPGCKLPYKYASDDEDDEEGEGSEGEDQPLPLPSMAEVKLDKRFSLVKSFKAQNHPPEFDHTRWLFETKGTYGYGNAVWPKDGYGANGFEPPPDFGKKSKRPLTRKVGVSAAILSPYRMLILLRLVALGLFLTWRIRHPNHEAMWLWAMSITCELWFAFSWILDQLPKLCPVNRVTDLSVLKEQFESPNLRNPKGRSDLPGIDVFVSTADPEKEPPLVTANTILSILAVDYPVEKVACYLSDDGGALLTFEALAETASFARIWVPFCRKHNIEPRNPEAYFGQKRDFLKNKVRLDFVRERKRVKREYDEFKVRINSLPESIRRRSNAYNAHEELRVKKKQMETDASVSEPVKVPKATWMSDGSHWPGTWASAEQDHSRGDHAGIIQAMLAPPNAEPEFGAGTDGDNLIDTTDVDIRLPMLVYVSREKRPAYDHNKKAGAMNALVRTSAIMSNGPFILNLDCDHYIYNSLALREGMCFMLDRGGDRICYVQFPQRFEGIDPSDRYANHNTVFFDVSMRALDGLQGPMYVGTGCIFRRTALYGFSPPRATEHRGWFGKRKIKLFLRRPKVSKKEEDEVSVPINSDHNDDDADIESLLLPKRFGNSTSLAASIPVAEYQGRLLQDLQGKGTHGRPVGSLAVPREPLDAATVAEAITVISCFYEDKTEWGKRVGWIYGSVTEDVVTGYRMHNRGWRSVYCVTKRDAFRGSAPINLTDRLHQVLRWATGSVEIFFSANNALLASPRMKFLQRVAYLNVGMYPFTSMFLIVYCFLPAMSLFSGQFIVQSLSVTFLVFLLGITITLCLLALLEIKWSGITLHDWWRNEQFWLIGGTSAHAAAVLQGLLKVIAGVEISFTLTSKSATPENEDDEFADLYEVKWSFLMIPPITIMMVNAIAIAVGVARTMYSPFPQWSRLVGGVFFSLWVLCHLYPFAKGLMGRRGKIPTIIYVWSGLLSIIISLLWVYINPPSGITEDYMNFKFP, encoded by the exons ATGGTCAAAACGGCGTCGTCTCCTTCTTCCTCTCCGGTCACCATAACGGTGTCGTCAGGAGGTAGGCGCAGAAGCATGGGACTAACCAGTCCCGTTCCTCGCGCCTCAGTCTCCACCAACAACCCCACTTCTCCTCTTCGAGCTTCCGGCGGAGGTAGGAGACTCTCCGGCACCGGCACTTCCCAAAGCGGTGGCATCGAAGAAATGAACTCCGAGTACGTGACATACACCGTTCACATTCCCCCGACGCCGGATCGCAAGCCCCTTACAGTCTCGCAAGACGGAAAAGGAAGCACGAGTTTCATCTCCGGAACGATCTTCACCGGAGGCTACAACTCCGTGACGCGCGGCCATTCCTCCGTGGAAATTGAAGCGCTGCCGAAATCCGCGTCGGTTTGCGGAATGAAGGGCTGCAACGAGGAACCAATGAAAGGAGGCTTGTGTGATCCATGCGAGTGCGGGTTCAAGCTCTGCAGGGAGTGTTACTTAGAGTGTGGAGGGAACAATGTTGGAGGAAAGTGTCCTGGGTGCAAATTGCCTTATAAGTATGCgagtgatgatgaagatgatgaagagggAGAGGGGTCTGAGGGTGAGGATCAGCCTCTGCCTCTGCCTTCCATGGCGGAGGTCAAGTTGGACAAGAGGTTTTCTCTTGTGAAGTCTTTCAAAGCGCAGAATCATCCTCCGGAATTTGACCACACGCGATGGCTGTTTGAGACGAAGGGGACATATGGCTATGGAAACGCTGTGTGGCCTAAAGATGGTTACGGTGCTAACGGGTTTGAACCCCCTCCGGATTTTGGAAAGAAATCGAAAAGACCCTTGACCCGCAAGGTTGGAGTTTCAGCTGCTATTCTCAGTCCTTATAG GATGCTTATTCTTCTGCGTCTTGTTGCTTTGGGTTTATTTCTTACATGGAGGATAAGACACCCAAACCATGAAGCGATGTGGCTGTGGGCAATGTCTATAACTTGTGAGCTATGGTTTGCATTTTCTTGGATTCTTGATCAGCTTCCTAAGCTCTGTCCTGTGAATAGAGTCACTGATCTATCTGTTCTGAAAGAACAGTTTGAGTCTCCAAACCTGAGGAATCCAAAGGGAAGATCTGATCTACCAGGAATTGATGTGTTTGTTTCCACGGCAGACCCTGAAAAGGAGCCTCCTCTTGTTACTGCCAACACCATTCTCTCCATCCTTGCAGTTGATTATCCGGTGGAGAAGGTTGCCTGTTACTTGTCTGATGATGGTGGAGCATTGTTGACATTTGAAGCTCTTGCTGAGACTGCTAGTTTTGCAAGAATTTGGGTTCCTTTCTGTCGGAAGCACAATATAGAACCCCGAAATCCTGAAGCTTATTTTGGGCAGAAACGTGATTTTCTCAAGAATAAGGTCCGGTTGGACTTTGTGAGAGAGAGGAAAAGGGTGAAGAGGGAGTATGATGAATTCAAAGTGAGGATAAACTCCTTGCCAGAGTCCATTAGGAGAAGATCCAACGCTTACAATGCTCATGAGGAGCTACGAGTCAAGAAGAAACAGATGGAAACAGATGCCAGTGTCTCCGAACCCGTCAAGGTTCCTAAAGCTACGTGGATGTCCGATGGTTCTCATTGGCCGGGAACTTGGGCATCAGCGGAACAAGACCATTCAAGGGGGGACCATGCTGGCATAATTCAG GCAATGTTAGCTCCACCAAACGCAGAACCGGAATTTGGTGCAGGAACTGATGGAGATAACTTGATTGATACAACAGATGTTGATATTAGGTTGCCCATGCTTGTTTACGTGTCTCGTGAAAAGAGGCCAGCATATGACCACAACAAGAAAGCAGGGGCAATGAATGCCCTTGTTCGCACCAGCGCCATCATGTCCAATGGTCCATTCATTCTGAATCTTGATTGTGATCATTACATCTACAACTCGTTGGCTCTAAGAGAAGGTATGTGCTTTATGCTTGACAGGGGAGGTGATAGGATATGTTACGTTCAGTTTCCTCAAAGGTTTGAGGGCATTGACCCCAGTGACAGATATGCAAATCACAACACTGTGTTCTTTGATGTGAGCATGAGAGCTCTTGATGGCTTACAAGGCCCCATGTACGTGGGAACAGGCTGCATATTCAGAAGAACAGCTCTGTATGGATTTAGTCCTCCTAGAGCCACAGAACATCGTGGGTGGTTTGGCAAGAGGAAAATTAAGCTATTTCTGAGAAGGCCAAAGGTCTCAAAAAAGGAAGAGGATGAAGTTTCTGTGCCAATAAATAGTGATCACAATGATGATGATGCAGATATAGAGTCCTTGCTTCTTCCCAAAAGATTTGGTAATTCTACTTCTCTTGCTGCATCCATTCCTGTGGCAGAATACCAGGGAAGGCTGCTTCAAGATTTGCAAGGAAAGGGAACACATGGAAGGCCAGTAGGTTCTCTAGCTGTGCCTCGTGAGCCATTGGATGCGGCCACTGTTGCTGAGGCAATAACTGTGATATCTTGTTTCTATGAAGATAAAACTGAATGGGGCAAACGAGTGGGGTGGATATATGGTTCAGTTACAGAAGATGTGGTAACTGGTTACAGAATGCACAATAGAGGGTGGAGATCAGTGTACTGTGTAACCAAAAGAGATGCTTTTAGAGGATCGGCTCCAATCAATTTAACAGACAGGCTTCATCAAGTGCTTCGATGGGCTACAGGTTCCGTTGAAATCTTCTTTTCAGCTAACAATGCATTATTAGCAAGTCCAAGAATGAAGTTCCTGCAGAGGGTGGCATATTTAAATGTAGGAATGTACCCTTTCACCTCAATGTTTTTGATAGTGTATTGCTTTCTACCCGCAATGTCTCTATTTTCGGGTCAATTTATAGTCCAATCTCTCAGTGTAACTTTTCTAGTATTCTTGCTGGGTATCACAATCACACTGTGTTTGCTTGCACTGCTGGAAATCAAATGGTCAGGAATCACTCTACATGATTGGTGGAGAAATGAGCAATTCTGGCTAATTGGTGGAACAAGTGCACACGCTGCTGCTGTTTTACAAGGGTTATTGAAGGTAATAGCTGGAGTGGAAATATCATTCACTTTAACTTCAAAATCAGCCACTCCAGAAAATGAAGATGATGAGTTTGCTGACCTCTATGAGGTGAAGTGGAGCTTTCTAATGATCCCTCCCATTACTATTATGATGGTGAACGCTATTGCTATTGCAGTAGGGGTGGCTAGGACCATGTACAGTCCCTTTCCACAATGGAGCAGGCTAGTAGGAGGGGTGTTTTTCAGTTTATGGGTCTTGTGCCATCTTTATCCTTTTGCAAAGGGTCTCAtgggaagaagaggaaagattCCTACCATCATTTATGTTTGGTCTGGATTACTCTCCATTATTATTTCTTTGCTCTGGGTATACATAAACCCTCCTTCAGGGATAACAGAAGATTATATGAACTTCAAATTtccttga
- the LOC106756803 gene encoding probable galacturonosyltransferase-like 7 — protein MFGITRLSGFFSAAMFVIVLIILSPSFQSEAIRSSHRFSFRKALPFRNAHECAWVSAQTKVCDPSLVHVAITLDVEYLRGSIAAVHSILRHALCPENVFFHFLVSDTNLQALVESTFPHLKFNVYYFDPNTVSHLISSSVRQALEQPLNYARNYLADLLESCVERVIYLDSDLVVVDDVAKLWSASLGSRAIGAPEYCHANFTKYFTAGFWSEPSLAGTFAQRRACYFNTGVMVMDLVKWRKEGYTRKIERWMEIQKSDRIYELGSLPPFLLVFAGHVAPIEHRWNQHGLGGDNVKGSCRGLHPGPVSLLHWSGSGKPWLRLHSKRPCPLDSLWAPFDLYAHSPF, from the coding sequence atgtttggGATTACGAGACTCTCGGGGTTTTTCTCCGCCGCAATGTTCGTCATTGTTCTTATCATTCTCTCCCCCTCTTTCCAATCCGAAGCAATTCGATCCTCCCACCGATTTTCCTTCCGGAAGGCTCTCCCCTTCCGTAATGCACACGAATGCGCCTGGGTTTCCGCCCAAACCAAAGTGTGCGACCCTTCTTTAGTCCACGTCGCCATAACTCTCGACGTCGAATATCTCCGCGGTTCGATCGCCGCCGTGCACTCCATCCTCCGCCACGCCCTCTGTCCGGAGAAcgtcttcttccattttctcgTCTCCGACACTAATCTTCAAGCCCTGGTGGAGTCCACCTTCCCCCACTTGAAGTTCAACGTCTATTACTTCGATCCTAACACCGTCTCCCACTTGATCTCCTCCTCCGTGCGCCAAGCGCTGGAGCAGCCGCTCAATTACGCCAGGAACTACCTCGCGGACCTTCTCGAGAGTTGCGTGGAGCGAGTTATCTACCTGGACTCCGATCTGGTGGTGGTGGACGACGTGGCCAAGCTTTGGAGCGCGAGTCTGGGCTCACGCGCCATCGGCGCGCCGGAGTACTGCCACGCTAACTTCACGAAGTACTTCACGGCGGGGTTCTGGTCGGAGCCGAGTTTGGCGGGGACGTTCGCGCAGCGGAGGGCGTGTTACTTCAACACGGGGGTGATGGTGATGGATCTGGTGAAGTGGAGGAAGGAGGGGTACACGAGAAAAATCGAGAGATGGATGGAGATTCAGAAGAGTGATCGGATCTACGAGCTGGGTTCGTTGCCGCCGTTTTTGCTGGTGTTCGCTGGACATGTGGCGCCCATCGAGCACCGATGGAACCAGCACGGTTTGGGCGGGGATAACGTGAAGGGTAGTTGTCGTGGGTTGCACCCTGGTCCGGTTAGCTTGTTGCATTGGTCCGGTAGTGGAAAACCCTGGCTCCGTTTACATTCCAAACGTCCTTGCCCTCTCGACTCTCTGTGGGCTCCCTTTGACTTGTACGCACACTCTCCATTTTAA
- the LOC106757472 gene encoding uncharacterized protein LOC106757472: protein MEGISGGLKKYWSRSIRGYQRLHGWEGRKRETVQLGENRRRRRWRIKISPKMKIRKISSPKKLVLWVRDAYMRMMLGLASSTAASAVGYGADSTSTNGGFGRGPPPKEYDQKMIVHMYKSLIMAQGQLLPRDPTSNPVTTMKPIIPFFYGKHFPECFAGMGVET, encoded by the exons ATGGAAGGTATCTCAGGGGGGTTGAAGAAGTATTGGAGTAGAAGCATAAGGGGATACCAAAGGCTGCATGGGTGGGAAGGGCGTAAGAGAGAAACGGTTCAGCTTGGAGAGAACCGAAGAAGAAGGAGATGGCGCATAAAGATCAGTCCCAAGATGAAAATCCGCAAAATCTCTTCCCCGAAGAAGTTGGTGCTGTGGGTCAGAGACGCCTACATGAGGATGATGCTGGGTCTCGCTAGCTCCACCGCTGCCTCTGCCGTCGGCTACGGCGCCGACTCCACCTCCACCAACGGTGGCTTCGGGAGGGGCCCACCGCCGAAGGAGTACGACCAGAAGATGATCGTTCATATGTACAAGTCCTTGATTATGGCACAGGGACAGTTGCTGCCCCGAGATCCAACATCCAACCCTGTCACCACAATG aaaccAATCATCCCCTTCTTTTACGGAAAACATTTTCCGGAATGTTTTGCTGGGATGGGAGTTGAAACATGA